In Pseudomonadota bacterium, the following proteins share a genomic window:
- a CDS encoding bifunctional riboflavin kinase/FAD synthetase has translation MLVYHNLEAISKKPENPYVTIGNFDGVHLGHQMLFSEVVNKAYRNQGTSIAITFDPHPLQVVRPEIGIKLISTFEQKVELIQLADIDILIVLPFTSELAATPAAEFIDRLQSTIGITELIVGYDYAFGKGRQGDIPFLKAHGEKEGFAVSVVEAYYVDEMLASSTKIRALVTEGRMRDVKKLLGRYYQIRGEVKVGKQRGGSLIGFPTANLQIAPEDLCPRHGVYVTQVIYGGKCYGGVLNIGRNPTFADHDHNPAVSAETHIFDFNQDIYGQPIKVNLLRFLRDEKKFSGPAELSRQIATDIEEAKRVLDDARKEVLLSCEDRFNY, from the coding sequence ATGCTGGTCTATCATAATCTGGAAGCAATATCAAAAAAACCGGAAAACCCCTATGTCACCATCGGCAACTTTGACGGAGTACACCTCGGTCATCAGATGCTCTTCAGCGAGGTGGTGAACAAGGCATACCGCAACCAGGGGACCAGCATCGCCATCACCTTCGATCCCCACCCTCTCCAGGTTGTGCGTCCTGAAATCGGCATCAAGCTGATCTCCACCTTTGAACAGAAAGTTGAACTGATTCAGCTTGCCGATATCGACATCCTGATTGTTCTGCCCTTTACCAGCGAACTCGCCGCAACACCGGCCGCGGAGTTCATCGACCGATTGCAGAGCACCATCGGCATCACCGAACTCATTGTCGGGTATGATTACGCTTTCGGCAAAGGTCGGCAGGGAGACATCCCTTTTCTGAAAGCCCATGGCGAAAAGGAAGGTTTTGCTGTTTCGGTGGTCGAAGCTTATTACGTGGATGAGATGCTGGCCAGCAGCACCAAGATCAGGGCTCTGGTGACCGAAGGGCGGATGCGGGATGTAAAGAAACTGCTGGGTCGCTACTACCAGATCCGGGGCGAAGTGAAAGTCGGCAAACAGCGCGGCGGCAGCCTGATCGGCTTTCCCACCGCAAACTTGCAGATCGCCCCCGAAGACCTCTGCCCGAGGCACGGCGTCTATGTAACCCAGGTCATCTACGGCGGAAAATGCTACGGCGGGGTACTGAACATCGGTCGCAATCCGACCTTTGCCGACCATGACCATAACCCGGCCGTTTCCGCCGAAACCCACATCTTTGATTTCAATCAGGATATCTACGGCCAGCCGATCAAGGTCAACCTGCTGAGATTCCTGAGAGATGAAAAGAAATTCTCCGGCCCGGCAGAGCTGTCGAGACAGATCGCCACCGATATCGAAGAGGCGAAGCGGGTTCTCGACGATGCCCGGAAAGAAGTCCTTTTGTCCTGCGAGGACCGATTCAACTACTAA